The Desulforegula conservatrix Mb1Pa sequence GCGGTTCAGTTATTGGAGACTTCTTCTTATTCCAGGATCTGTCAAACTCTGTGAGTCCACCGGCAGAGCCGGGGGTTTACTTATGATTAATTATGTTGCGATGCAATTTCGGATAAGAGTTTTCAAATATGCCATTCAAACAAGCTCTTTAAGCAAAGCGTCATTCAAAAAACAAACATAAAAAGTATATAATTCCAGAAGGTTTTTAAACTATAACCCCGAAAACGTTTTCAGTGCAAGAAGCTTGTATTATCGAGCCATTAAAAACATGCGTTTTTTTAGTATTTTGTTTAACATTGAACTGGAGTATAGAAATACTCAAACAAACCATCAGTGCCCCCTTTTTAGAATGCGGCCTCCTGATTAAAACAGGCCGAATGATCAGCACAAATAAATTCCGGAATTACCACAATGACTCTAAAAGATAACATACTGAAAAAAATAAGAATAAAACTGGCATCACAGCTTGTTGGCGAGTCAATTTTTTCGGCACGGGAACCAAGGCTTGACAAACAAAATGCGATTTTTATTCTTGAGGCCGCCGGATACAAGCACCAGCATCTCAGGGACATAGATATGTATTTCAAAGGGCAGGAGCCTGAAAACAGGCAGGTAATTGTACTTGATGCCGAACTCGCCGCCTATAGAACATCTCCTGAAGATGTCGCCACAAGAAAAAGCCCGACAGTAAAGGAGATGCTGAGCTTAGGAACCATAAAAAAAATACTCTGGGATGAAGGGGCCATTATCGAAAAAAAAATGGCGACCCTCGAAACCATTACAAAAGAGGCTATTGACAGCCTCGACCTTTCGGTCACCAAAATAGAACTGGAAGAAATAATGTATCAGGCAATGGCGTCCCTCGCTGAAAAACATACTGAAGGCATAAGAGAAGGTATTCTGATATTTTCTGAGCTTCTCAAATTTAAATCGCCACAGGTAAAAACAAGCCCTGCAATCTTGATCATGGCTAAAAAAATAAGCGGTGATCCGGTATCAGGGAGCCTGTACGGGCCTGCAATAGCATATAATCACAATTCATTCAAAATATGCTATACAGACAAAGTATACGCTCTCAATGATCCTGAACAAAAAGAGGCTTTTGAAAGATTCGCCAACGAGTGCGAGGCTGCAAGCCTGACTGGGGAAGAAGTTTTTAGAAAGCTTTGTGAGATGGTTAAAATTAAATACAAAATATAAACAAAAGGTCAAAGAAATGAAGAAAACAATTATTTTAAGTATTTTGGGTATTTTACTTTTTGCTTCCAACTCTTTTGCAGGAAACACACTGCTCGTTCAGGCAGCTGCAGGAGGCTGGTATGCTTCAACATCAGGTGAAACAGGTTATAAATCATCATCTGACATCAGCCTTGATGACAATCTGGGCTACGATGAAACAACAACCCTCGAAGGCAGAATAAAAGCATACCTCCCTGTTTTTCCCAATATTTATATAATGGGCGCGGCAGTGAACATGGATGAAAAAGGCGATCAAGCCGGATTTAATTTTGGAGGCTCGACATTCAATGATCCGTTCACATCAGAAATGAATATCAATCAATATGATATGGCTCTTTTCTGGGAAGTTCCCTTCCTCAGCCTTGCAACACTTGGAAACCTTCGGGTTGAAGGAGGATTAAACATGAGGATGATTGATACTGACATGGAGATTAAGGACTCTGTCAAAAAAGTCTCAAAAGACACCCAGACCTGGGTTCCCATGCTTTACGGCGCTGGAGCAATAAGCATCTTCGGAGGATTATCCGTAGAAGCCGAAGCAAGGGTTTCTTCTTACGACAACCAGCAGTGGTTCAGCGGAATAGCAAGAATCAAGCAGGACATCGCCCATATAATGTTCATCTCAGGCGGATACAGATACGACGACATAGATATGGACACCGACGGACTAAGGCTGGATACAGAAATAAAAGGGCCTTTCATTGAATTCGGCGTGTTTCTGTAACCTGTTAAAAGTAAGGTGCTCAAGCCCAAGGGCTTGCGCACCATCAAGTGCCTTGCATGATGAATTTGCATTACTGATTTAAAGATGTCAGACAATATCTCAAAAATCATCAGTCAAAAATCAAAAACCCGGGCCTCCTGCGGGTCGCTTTTTTGAAAAAAAGCTCCGCAAAAAACTTATGGATTTTAGGGAGCTGGATAATTTCTTCCATGATTAATGAACAAAACGCTTTGTTTTAGAATCAAAAACTTACTCTCGGAGACTTAAATGGCTTTAGAAATCAAGCAGATGCTCGTTGGGTCAATGGCAGTATTCTGCTATATTGTTTATGACACTGAAGAAAAAGTTTGCGCCCTTATAGACCCGGCTTTTAACACCAGAAAGATACTTAAAACAGTTCAGGAAATGGGCCTCAAGGTCATATACGTCATAAACACCCATGCCCACCCTGATCATACATCAGGAAACAGGGAAATCATCGAGGCCACAGGCGCAAAACTTCTTATCCATAAAGACGAGGCAAAAAGACTCGGCGGCCTTGTAAGCAAAACAATGTCAAAAATGATGGGCGGAAAATCATCTCCAATAGCTGATATTCTTCTCAAAGATGGTAGCGAAATAACAATAGGCAAGGGAAAGCTTGAAGTCATTCACACACCCGGCCACACATCCGGCGGAATATGCCTTTATTATCCCGGCAACGTCATAACCGGAGATTCTCTTTTTGTCGGAGGAATAGGAAGAACAGACCTGCCCGGCGGCTCCACCGAAGTGCTCCTGAAATCCATCAAAAAACGCCTCCTCACACTACCCGGCGACACAATAGTCTGGCCTGGTCATCATTACGGAGCCAAACCTCATTCCACAATCAAATGGGAAAAGACATCGAACGCGTTTCTTTTCTGAGCCTCAAACAGCAATGATTATTTATTTGAGTCCTGAGACTTTCGCACAACACCCGGAGGGAGTACGGCGATACCCCTCGGGTGATCAACCGTGCCATTGAGGTTTCCCAGGTTTTCCGCACCGGTGCCATCAAGATTTGCCCTGATTATTGTGCTGCTATCCCAGTTGACTATGTACATTTTATTAGTTTTCGGTTCTATGGCTATGTCAACCGGATCATCCATCAATCCATTCAGATCACCGAGATTGACCAGTTCTTTGCCTTCAAGATTGGTGCGGAGAATATTGGGGGTATACTGCTTGCCAGATTTATTCTTGGAATCAACAAACTTCTTCAGATTCTCCCGAGACTGCATCGCTTCCTCAGGAATCCTATTAGAAGTCATCGAATCATCTGAGTCTTGTTTATAGGTAACCCAGTAAATTTTTTCATTTTCGGGATCTATAGCGAATAAAAAACCAGTGCCGTTACTGATGGTTTTTATTTCATTGGTATCCATATTCCCCATGATTACTGAATTATTATACCCAAAATATATTCTGATTACCACTCTGCTTCAGCCATAGAAAGCATGGTTGATGGCATGGGTGGAGTCCTAAGAGCAACATAAATCAGTCTGTGAATCATGGA is a genomic window containing:
- a CDS encoding TIGR04219 family outer membrane beta-barrel protein; the protein is MKKTIILSILGILLFASNSFAGNTLLVQAAAGGWYASTSGETGYKSSSDISLDDNLGYDETTTLEGRIKAYLPVFPNIYIMGAAVNMDEKGDQAGFNFGGSTFNDPFTSEMNINQYDMALFWEVPFLSLATLGNLRVEGGLNMRMIDTDMEIKDSVKKVSKDTQTWVPMLYGAGAISIFGGLSVEAEARVSSYDNQQWFSGIARIKQDIAHIMFISGGYRYDDIDMDTDGLRLDTEIKGPFIEFGVFL
- a CDS encoding MBL fold metallo-hydrolase, which produces MALEIKQMLVGSMAVFCYIVYDTEEKVCALIDPAFNTRKILKTVQEMGLKVIYVINTHAHPDHTSGNREIIEATGAKLLIHKDEAKRLGGLVSKTMSKMMGGKSSPIADILLKDGSEITIGKGKLEVIHTPGHTSGGICLYYPGNVITGDSLFVGGIGRTDLPGGSTEVLLKSIKKRLLTLPGDTIVWPGHHYGAKPHSTIKWEKTSNAFLF